CAAAGCCCAGCCCAAAGGTATCACAAAGGAGCTTGAGGGCGAGAGCAGCACGCCGCAGGTCCTAACCTGGACGGCGACAAGCGATGAGCCGGATTATGATAAGCTGGCCCAGCTCTTCGCGCTTGTTGGCAGCGGATATATGAACGGTGCTGCGGTCTATGCAACGAACGCGTTCATTTGGAGCAAGCTTGCGCTTATCAAAGACACAACGGGCCGTCCGATATTTATACCTGACGCCTCCGCCGGAGCAATCGGACGCATCTTCGGTGCACCTGTCTATGTTGAAGACGGAGTCCCGGCCAATGCTATGATTCTTGGCAACGTTCGTGCGGGCTACCGCATGAATGTGTCAAAAGAGCTCGTGATAATGGAAGAGGACAAGCCGACCTCACAGCGCACCAACTATGTAGGTTACATGATGGTTGACGGTGCCCCGATAACAACGAAGGCGTTCGCATACTTAAAAAAATCAGCGTAAACGTGAGTCCTGAATCTGCCGCGTTCAGCAAGGCCGCTCCTGCTGACGCGGTATTCACGTTTACAGGCGGCGGCTTGACGCTGACATCGCTGAAGATAGGCGGCACGGCGGTCAATGCGGCGAACTATACCTTTACAGATAACGTCCTGACGCTGACCAGCGAGTATCTTGCAACGCTGGCCAACGGCGATAAGACGTTCAATCTGGTGCTGAACGGCGGCAGCTTCGCGCTTGTTGTAACGGTCGGCGATTAAACTATGCCGCTGACTCTCGCACAGGTTAAAGCCTATCTGCGGGTCGGAGATGATAACGACGACGTCGAGATTCAAGCGAGTCTCGACGCCGCCGTTATTTATCTTAAAGGCAAGACGGCCAAAACGAAGCGCGTGGTCGGTGAAACGGAAACTGCCATAGAAGATGACGCCTTGTTTCAGACGGCCCTAAAGCAGATGATAGCGCATTGGTATGAAAACCGTGACGTTATAAAAATTGGTACCGGCGTAGCGGATACGCCACATACAGCAGATATGATCATCGGGCATATCCAGATTTGCGGTGATTACATATGAACCCGGGGAAGCTGAATCGGCATATTCTTTTGAAGGGTTTGCAGACGATCAAGGATGAGGGCGGCGGCTCACAGGAGATACATCTAATCAAAAAGAACTGCTGGGCTTCTTTTCGCACGATTCGAGCCTATGGCGAGATGCTGGCTAACAGAGATCTGAATGTTTGTCTTGTAGAAGTAACGATACGCGCTGACTCACGCAAGGACTTTACGCCTCATCGTGGGGATATAGTCGAATGCGGCGAACGTGTTTTTGATGTGGAGAGCGTATCACTGCCTGAAAAAGGATATGTCGTTATGATTTGCAGGGAGGAATCATAATGTCAGACAGGATAGAAGTTGAATGGGCGGACCGCTGTAATATAA
The DNA window shown above is from Cloacibacillus sp. and carries:
- a CDS encoding phage major capsid protein produces the protein KAQPKGITKELEGESSTPQVLTWTATSDEPDYDKLAQLFALVGSGYMNGAAVYATNAFIWSKLALIKDTTGRPIFIPDASAGAIGRIFGAPVYVEDGVPANAMILGNVRAGYRMNVSKELVIMEEDKPTSQRTNYVGYMMVDGAPITTKAFAYLKKSA
- a CDS encoding head-tail connector protein, yielding MPLTLAQVKAYLRVGDDNDDVEIQASLDAAVIYLKGKTAKTKRVVGETETAIEDDALFQTALKQMIAHWYENRDVIKIGTGVADTPHTADMIIGHIQICGDYI
- a CDS encoding X2-like carbohydrate binding domain-containing protein; this encodes MSPESAAFSKAAPADAVFTFTGGGLTLTSLKIGGTAVNAANYTFTDNVLTLTSEYLATLANGDKTFNLVLNGGSFALVVTVGD
- a CDS encoding head-tail adaptor protein, encoding MNPGKLNRHILLKGLQTIKDEGGGSQEIHLIKKNCWASFRTIRAYGEMLANRDLNVCLVEVTIRADSRKDFTPHRGDIVECGERVFDVESVSLPEKGYVVMICREES